AACGCTCGACCTGCGCGCGCGGCGGCAATCCGAAAACGCCCTCGCGGTCGGCAAGTTCGTCGAAAGCCGCGTTCCACGCATCCTGCACCCCGGCCTCGCGAGCCATCCGCAGCATAATCTGGCGATGAGCCAGATGGAGGCATGTGGCCCGATCTTCTCCTTCGTGCTCGAAGGACGCGAACAGGCGATGGGTCTGCTCAACGCACTCGAACTCGTTGATATTTCGAACAACATCGGCGATTCCCGCAGCCTTTGCTGCCACCCGGCGTCGACCACCCACTATGGCGTCAGTGCCGAGGCGCGCGCCGACATGGGGGTGGTTGAAGGCATGCTGCGCATCAACATCGGCCTTGAAGATCCGCGCGACCTGATCGCCGATCTGGACCAGGCATTGACCCGCGTGGGGCTTTGAGCGAATTTGCCATGGAGATGATCGACTCCTTCTTCCCCTTTGCGGCGACCACCGGGTCGATCACCGTGCGCGTCGCGGTCAGCTACCTGCCCGAACAGTCGCACCCCGCGCTTGGCCGCTGGTTCTGGGCCTATCATGTCCGCGTCGAGAATCACGGCGACGACGCGGTGCAGCTGATCAGCCGCCATTGGCGCATCAGCGACGGGCGCGGCCAGGTCAGCGAGGTCGAGGGCGAGGGCGTCGTCGGCGAACAGCCGTTGATCGTGCCAGGTGGCGCCTACGATTATGTTTCGGGCTGTCCGCTGCCCACGCCCGAAGGATCGATGGTCGGCAGCTATGCGATGGAACTCGGCGACGGGTCGCAGATGCTTGTCGCGATCCCGCATTTTCCGCTTCAGGCGCCCGCGACGGCGTCATGAAGCGCACGCACCTGCCCCTCAACGCGCTCCGCGTCTTCGACGCCGCTGCCCGGCACCTGAGCTTCACGCGCGCCGCCGACGAACTGGCGGTGACCCCCGCCGCGGTCGGGCAGCAGATCCGTGCGCTGGAGGATATGCTCGGCGTCGTGCTGTTCCGCCGAACGCCCAAGGGGTTGGAGCTGACCGGTGAGGCCAATGCCGGCCTCGATGCGCTGCGTCAGGGCTTTTTGCAGTTCGAGGAATCGGTGCGCGCGATGCAGGCGGGACAATCGTCGCAGTCGCTGACGATCGCCGCGCCGCGCGACCTGACCGCCAAATGGCTCGCGCCGCGACTCGCGCGCTATAGCCAGCAGGCGCCCGACGTTCGCTTCACCCTGGTATCGGCCGACGGGGGGATCGACTTCACCGAAGCCAACCTAGATCTCGCGATCTTCTGGACCGACGGGGCGGGGGAGCATGAAGGCGTGGCGCTTTCCGACCCGCTCATGGTCACCGTCGCGGGCCCGGGAAGCGAGAGCGAGACGCGCATCGCATGGCCGGGCTGCCCCGCCGACGAGGGCGAACCGGCGCTGCGGCTCGGCGATGCCGGGCTTG
This genomic interval from Sphingopyxis chilensis contains the following:
- a CDS encoding LysR family transcriptional regulator, with protein sequence MKRTHLPLNALRVFDAAARHLSFTRAADELAVTPAAVGQQIRALEDMLGVVLFRRTPKGLELTGEANAGLDALRQGFLQFEESVRAMQAGQSSQSLTIAAPRDLTAKWLAPRLARYSQQAPDVRFTLVSADGGIDFTEANLDLAIFWTDGAGEHEGVALSDPLMVTVAGPGSESETRIAWPGCPADEGEPALRLGDAGLAIDAAANGLGQANVPAMLAEADIAAGRVRLVREAFAVKRGYWLVAPTPQWRQAKVKALVAALTA
- the apaG gene encoding Co2+/Mg2+ efflux protein ApaG — protein: MIDSFFPFAATTGSITVRVAVSYLPEQSHPALGRWFWAYHVRVENHGDDAVQLISRHWRISDGRGQVSEVEGEGVVGEQPLIVPGGAYDYVSGCPLPTPEGSMVGSYAMELGDGSQMLVAIPHFPLQAPATAS